The following coding sequences lie in one Halogeometricum rufum genomic window:
- a CDS encoding redoxin domain-containing protein — MVDFEVVDLPASDHPAVGDTAPDFTRPLVDEEYWEDVALSDLTDEGPVLLLFHPMDGAFPATYLWNAVRDHGLPEQIQVVGVSISSPYEHKTLLAERDVDARLYSDPGAGVAEAYGIENPLDGMTGVTEHRPAVFLVDGDRTVQYAWVAQEWPEFPDYDDVADAVAEHA; from the coding sequence ATGGTCGACTTCGAAGTCGTCGACCTGCCGGCGTCGGACCACCCCGCGGTGGGCGACACCGCGCCGGACTTCACGCGCCCTCTCGTCGACGAGGAGTACTGGGAGGACGTGGCGCTCTCGGACCTCACCGACGAGGGGCCGGTGCTGCTCCTGTTCCACCCGATGGACGGCGCGTTCCCCGCGACGTACCTCTGGAACGCGGTCCGCGACCACGGCCTGCCAGAGCAGATTCAGGTCGTCGGCGTCTCCATCTCCTCGCCGTACGAGCACAAGACGCTCCTCGCGGAACGCGACGTGGACGCGCGCCTCTACTCGGACCCCGGCGCGGGCGTCGCCGAGGCGTACGGCATCGAGAACCCCCTCGACGGGATGACCGGCGTCACCGAACACCGGCCGGCCGTCTTCCTCGTCGACGGCGACCGGACGGTGCAGTACGCGTGGGTCGCACAGGAGTGGCCCGAGTTCCCCGACTACGACGACGTCGCGGACGCCGTCGCCGAACACGCGTAG
- a CDS encoding L-threonylcarbamoyladenylate synthase, with product MPDLDEAIDAAAAAIRAGETVVYPTETVYGLGADATDADAVERVFELKGRPREKPLSVGVPDVTTAREYVRLTDLEARFAARFLPGPVTVVVERGPDLPDVLTAGRDRVGLRVPDYEVTLDFYRRAGRPVTATSANRSGAPSVTNPDHLDATLRAAVGAVLDAGEAPGGVESTVVDPERNVIHRRGAMADAIESWLTDRVGAAPTVED from the coding sequence ATGCCGGACCTCGACGAAGCCATCGACGCCGCCGCCGCGGCCATCCGCGCGGGCGAGACAGTCGTCTATCCGACCGAGACGGTCTACGGTCTCGGCGCCGACGCGACGGACGCCGACGCAGTCGAACGCGTGTTCGAACTGAAGGGTCGCCCCCGCGAGAAACCGCTCTCCGTCGGCGTGCCCGACGTGACCACCGCGCGGGAGTACGTCCGACTCACCGACCTCGAAGCACGGTTCGCGGCGCGGTTCCTCCCCGGCCCCGTCACCGTCGTCGTCGAACGCGGCCCCGACCTCCCGGACGTCCTCACCGCGGGCCGTGACCGCGTCGGCCTCCGCGTCCCCGACTACGAGGTGACGCTCGACTTCTACCGCCGCGCCGGCCGGCCGGTGACCGCGACGAGTGCGAACCGGAGCGGTGCCCCGAGCGTGACGAACCCGGACCACCTGGACGCGACGCTCCGGGCGGCCGTCGGCGCCGTCCTCGACGCCGGCGAGGCGCCGGGCGGCGTCGAGAGCACGGTCGTGGACCCGGAACGGAACGTGATTCACCGCCGCGGCGCGATGGCCGACGCCATCGAGTCGTGGTTGACGGACCGCGTCGGCGCGGCACCGACGGTCGAAGACTGA
- a CDS encoding CRISPR-associated protein Cas4 — translation MSRPSTPFSHLGRAAYCPRQLHYAKRRDDHEPPPEVEAVRELAFRYDELRTAADEEFADLPLAVGPTTYRANLERLTARDDWAELADPSRRDVFLRGRDCHGTAHKILAGDPPTPTVVSPGSPPDRGVWEPQRVRAVAVAKAVAWEREREIPRALVEYPAHGVVRTVRLTTRNAGAYRRTLWTVRQMDGVPPRVRDSAKCAACEYRESCGTKTRSLKTLLGL, via the coding sequence GTGTCACGACCCTCGACTCCCTTCTCGCATCTCGGGCGGGCGGCGTACTGTCCGCGTCAACTCCACTACGCGAAGCGACGCGACGACCACGAACCGCCGCCGGAGGTCGAAGCGGTCCGCGAACTGGCGTTCCGCTACGACGAGTTGCGGACGGCCGCCGACGAGGAATTCGCCGACCTCCCCCTCGCCGTCGGGCCGACGACGTACCGCGCGAACCTCGAACGCCTCACCGCGCGGGACGACTGGGCGGAGTTGGCGGACCCCTCGCGACGCGACGTGTTCCTGCGCGGCCGCGACTGCCACGGGACCGCGCACAAGATTCTGGCCGGGGACCCGCCGACGCCGACGGTGGTCTCGCCGGGGTCGCCGCCGGACCGCGGCGTCTGGGAACCGCAGCGCGTCCGGGCCGTCGCCGTCGCCAAGGCGGTGGCGTGGGAGCGAGAGCGCGAGATTCCGCGCGCGCTGGTCGAGTACCCCGCCCACGGCGTCGTCCGGACGGTCCGGCTGACGACCCGGAACGCGGGTGCCTACCGGCGGACGCTGTGGACCGTCCGGCAGATGGACGGCGTCCCGCCGCGCGTGCGCGACTCCGCGAAGTGCGCCGCCTGCGAGTACCGCGAGTCCTGCGGGACGAAGACGCGGTCGCTGAAGACGCTGCTGGGACTGTGA